The Megalops cyprinoides isolate fMegCyp1 chromosome 19, fMegCyp1.pri, whole genome shotgun sequence genome has a window encoding:
- the LOC118794124 gene encoding transcription factor Sox-9-B-like: MNLLDPFLKMSDEQEKCLSDAPSPSMSEDSAESPCPSGSGSDTENTRPSENSLMGKDGAHGDFKKDEDDKFPVCIRDAVSQVLKGYDWTLVPMPVRVNGSSKNKPHVKRPMNAFMVWAQAARRKLADQYPHLHNAELSKTLGKLWRLLNEGEKRPFVEEAERLRVQHKKDHPDYKYQPRRRKSVKSGQSEPEENEQTHISPNAIFKALQADSPASSMGEVHSPGEHSGQSQGPPTPPTTPKTEVPSGKVDLKREGRPLEGTGRQLNIDFRDVDIGELSSDVISNIEGFDVNEFDQYLPPHGHPGAPVPNPAHVPGGQVAYTGSYGVSSTSVTQAAGAGGHGWMPKQQQQQQQQQQQTLTALGGEPAPGQQRPPHIKTEQLSPSHYSEQQSSPQHVSYGSFSLQHYSATSYPSITRSQYDYSDHQGGAGSYYSHAAGQGSGLYSTFAYMGPSQRPMYSPIADTTGVASVPQTTHSPQHWEQQPVYTQLSRP, translated from the exons ATGAATCTACTCGAcccatttctgaaaatgtcagacGAACAAGAGAAGTGTCTCTCTGACGCCCCAAGCCCGAGCATGTCGGAGGATTCTGCAGAGTCTCCGTGTCCGTCCGGATCTGGGTCCGACACCGAGAACACGAGACCGTCCGAGAACAGCCTGATGGGGAAGGACGGTGCGCACGGCGACTTCAAGAAAGACGAGGACGACAAATTCCCCGTCTGCATACGGGATGCGGTCTCCCAGGTGCTGAAGGGCTACGACTGGACCCTCGTGCCCATGCCCGTCAGGGTGAACGGATCCAGCAAAAACAAACCTCACGTCAAGAGACCCATGAATGCCTTCATGGTGTGGGCACAAGCCGCGCGGAGGAAGTTGGCAGATCAGTACCCTCACCTTCACAATGCCGAGCTCAGCAAAACTCTGGGGAAACTCTGGAG ATTGCTCAACGAAGGAGAAAAGCGTCCCTTCGTCGAGGAGGCCGAGCGACTGAGAGTGCAGCACAAAAAAGATCACCCCGACTACAAGTACCAGCCGAGGCGGAGGAAATCCGTGAAGAGCGGGCAGAGCGAGCCCGAGGAGAACGAGCAAACCCACATCTCCCCGAATGCCATCTTCAAGGCGCTGCAGGCAGACTCGCCCGCCTCCAGTATGGGCGAGGTGCACTCCCCCGGAGAACATTCAG GTCAGTCCCagggcccccccacccctccaaccACCCCCAAAACAGAAGTGCCCTCCGGCAAAGTGGACCTGAAGCGCGAGGGGCGCCCCCTAGAGGGGACAGGCAGGCAGCTCAACATTGACTTCCGGGACGTGGACATCGGGGAGCTGAGCAGCGACGTCATCTCCAACATCGAGGGCTTCGACGTCAACGAGTTCGACCAGTACCTGCCCCCCCACGGGCACCCCGGCGCTCCCGTCCCCAACCCGGCCCACGTGCCGGGAGGCCAGGTGGCCTACACCGGCAGCTATGGTGTCAGCAGCACCTCGGTGACCCAGGCGGCGGGCGCCGGCGGGCACGGCTGGATGcccaagcagcagcagcagcagcagcaacagcagcagcagaccctGACCGCCCTGGGTGGGGAGCCAGCCCCCGGCCAGCAGAGACCCCCCCACATCAAGACAGAGCAGCTGAGCCCCAGCCACTACAGCGAGCAGCAGAGTTCCCCTCAGCACGTCAGCTACGGCTCCTTCAGCCTGCAGCACTACAGTGCCACCTCCTACCCCAGCATCACACGCTCCCAGTATGACTACTCCGACCACCAGGGCGGCGCCGGCTCCTACTACAGCCACGCGGCCGGCCAGGGCTCCGGCCTCTACTCCACCTTCGCCTACATGGGCCCCAGCCAGAGGCCCATGTACAGCCCCATCGCCGACACCACCGGGGTGGCCTCCGTCCCCCAGACGACCCACAGTCCCCAGCACTGGGAGCAGCAGCCTGTGTACACCCAACTCTCTCGGCcttga